In a single window of the Pandoraea pulmonicola genome:
- a CDS encoding ABC transporter substrate-binding protein, whose product MKSTMTKLLCALVATGMVAAAHAADLKIGVAEALSGGAAQYGAAIKNGFQLAADEINAAGGINGNKLVLQVEDEQGKKEEAINVFKKLIFQDKVLMVFGPTLSNSAQAADPIAQAGKTVAFGTSNTADGITSIGDFIFRNSVTEADVLPETIKVAAKHTGIKKVAVLYGNDDVFTKSGYDNFKKALEDLKIPVTTTETFAKGDVDFKAQLTKIKATNPDAIVLSALIAEGAPIMVQARQLGINVPFIGGNGMNSVKVFDLAKGSSDGLWVGSPWSIENNTPANTKFIGAYKAKYNVAPDQFAAQAYDAMYIAASAIKNVKISGNLEADRKALRDALPKVKHDGATGAFAFRQATGKNGKPAGYDAQQAPIVSVTKGGKYVIEK is encoded by the coding sequence ATGAAAAGCACCATGACCAAGTTGCTGTGCGCACTTGTCGCTACGGGGATGGTGGCTGCGGCACACGCGGCCGATCTGAAGATCGGCGTGGCCGAGGCACTGTCGGGCGGTGCTGCGCAGTATGGCGCAGCCATCAAGAACGGTTTCCAGCTCGCGGCTGACGAAATCAACGCCGCCGGCGGCATCAACGGCAACAAGCTCGTGCTTCAGGTCGAAGACGAGCAGGGCAAGAAGGAAGAGGCGATCAACGTTTTCAAGAAGCTGATCTTCCAGGACAAGGTGCTCATGGTGTTCGGTCCGACGCTGTCCAACTCGGCCCAGGCGGCCGACCCGATCGCTCAGGCGGGCAAGACGGTGGCTTTCGGCACGTCGAATACGGCTGACGGCATCACGTCGATCGGCGACTTCATCTTCCGCAATTCGGTGACCGAAGCCGACGTGCTGCCCGAGACCATCAAGGTTGCGGCCAAGCATACGGGCATCAAGAAGGTCGCGGTGCTGTACGGTAACGACGACGTGTTCACCAAGAGCGGCTACGACAACTTCAAGAAGGCGCTCGAGGACCTGAAGATCCCGGTCACGACGACCGAAACGTTCGCCAAGGGCGACGTGGACTTCAAGGCGCAGCTCACGAAGATCAAGGCGACCAACCCGGACGCCATCGTGCTCTCGGCACTGATTGCGGAAGGCGCGCCGATCATGGTGCAGGCTCGCCAGTTGGGCATCAACGTGCCGTTCATCGGCGGCAACGGCATGAACTCGGTGAAGGTGTTCGACCTGGCCAAGGGCAGCTCGGACGGCCTGTGGGTGGGCAGCCCGTGGTCGATCGAGAACAACACGCCGGCCAACACGAAGTTCATCGGTGCTTACAAGGCGAAGTACAACGTGGCGCCTGACCAGTTCGCCGCGCAAGCCTACGACGCCATGTATATCGCGGCCAGCGCGATCAAGAACGTGAAGATCTCGGGTAACCTCGAGGCCGATCGCAAGGCACTGCGCGACGCGCTGCCGAAGGTCAAGCATGACGGCGCGACCGGTGCGTTCGCCTTCCGTCAGGCGACGGGCAAGAACGGCAAGCCGGCCGGCTACGACGCGCAGCAAGCGCCGATCGTCAGCGTGACGAAGGGCGGCAAGTACGTCATCGAGAAGTAA
- the rsgA gene encoding ribosome small subunit-dependent GTPase A: MKRGVKGKMSPVAATAQEARRHGRVTAAHGRHYVVEADDGETVLCFPRGKKSEIAVGDEVQWARTGDQGVIEEILPRRNLLYRSDQFKSKLFAANIDQLVIMLATEPYFSEDLLGRALVAAEANELRPLIVLNKTDVAHAVPAARERLAPYRALGYEVLELSVRADPAAATALLQPRLAHQASLLLGQSGMGKSSLVNLLVPNADAATREISTVLNSGKHTTTFTRIFHLPEGGLLIDSPGFQEFGLHHLKEGALERAFPEFRPLLTGCRFYNCHHLKEPGCAILEAVADGRISAQRHALYAQLVHESEQQIPY; the protein is encoded by the coding sequence ATGAAGCGCGGTGTGAAGGGCAAGATGTCGCCGGTTGCCGCAACCGCGCAGGAAGCGCGCCGCCACGGGCGCGTGACGGCAGCGCACGGTCGCCACTACGTCGTGGAAGCGGACGATGGCGAGACCGTGCTGTGCTTTCCCCGCGGCAAGAAGAGTGAAATCGCCGTCGGCGACGAAGTCCAATGGGCGCGTACGGGCGATCAGGGCGTGATCGAGGAGATCCTGCCCCGGCGCAATCTGCTGTATCGCTCCGATCAGTTCAAGAGCAAGCTCTTTGCCGCGAACATCGACCAGTTGGTGATCATGCTGGCGACGGAGCCGTACTTCAGCGAAGACCTGCTGGGCCGAGCGCTCGTTGCCGCGGAAGCCAACGAACTGCGCCCCCTCATCGTGCTCAACAAGACGGACGTGGCGCATGCCGTGCCGGCCGCTCGCGAACGGCTGGCGCCCTATCGCGCGCTGGGCTATGAGGTGCTGGAGTTGTCTGTGCGCGCCGATCCGGCAGCGGCGACGGCGTTGCTGCAACCGCGTCTGGCGCACCAGGCGTCGTTGCTGCTCGGGCAATCGGGGATGGGGAAATCGAGCCTCGTGAACCTGCTGGTGCCGAATGCCGACGCCGCGACCCGCGAAATCTCGACGGTGCTCAATTCCGGCAAGCACACGACGACCTTCACCCGCATCTTCCATCTGCCCGAAGGCGGCCTGCTGATCGATTCGCCAGGCTTTCAGGAATTCGGACTGCACCATCTCAAGGAAGGCGCGCTGGAGCGGGCGTTCCCGGAGTTCCGTCCACTGCTGACCGGTTGCCGCTTCTACAACTGCCATCATCTGAAAGAGCCCGGCTGCGCCATCCTTGAGGCGGTGGCCGATGGGCGGATCTCTGCACAACGCCATGCACTCTATGCCCAACTTGTGCACGAGTCCGAGCAACAAATTCCCTACTAA
- a CDS encoding CobD/CbiB family protein, translating to MTFFSVLLALILEQVRALSTQNPIYNLIRSHAAHTSQTFDAGQPRHGVLAWLVVVLPFVLGVGVIYFLLMRVNIFLGFAWNVLIVYLTMGFRQFSHYFTDIHVALNNDKVNEARGILRQWIGIDTVDMPVDEIVRHTLLHAVIASHRHVFGVFFWFLMPIGPAGAVLYRLAEYLSRRWTEAAPDRSPGFGAFARKAFYVIDWVPARLTAIGFAIVGNFEDAIYAWRHYAKQWPNENEGILLAAGSGALGARLTGPLAEVSSIDALNQGDDAVLPVGSECTPRTLQAAVGLVWRAVLLWMLLLLLLTLAVWLG from the coding sequence ATGACATTCTTTTCGGTACTCCTCGCGCTGATCCTCGAGCAGGTGCGTGCCCTCTCCACGCAAAACCCGATCTACAACCTGATTCGCTCCCACGCGGCCCACACTTCGCAGACGTTCGATGCCGGACAGCCTCGTCATGGTGTGCTCGCATGGCTCGTCGTCGTCCTGCCGTTCGTGCTGGGTGTCGGCGTTATCTATTTCCTGCTGATGCGGGTCAACATTTTCCTGGGCTTCGCATGGAACGTTCTCATCGTCTACCTGACGATGGGCTTCCGCCAGTTCAGTCACTATTTCACCGATATTCACGTCGCCTTGAACAACGACAAGGTGAACGAGGCGCGTGGGATCCTGCGTCAGTGGATCGGCATCGACACTGTCGACATGCCGGTCGACGAGATCGTGCGCCACACGCTGCTGCATGCGGTCATCGCGTCGCATCGCCACGTTTTCGGCGTATTTTTCTGGTTCCTGATGCCGATCGGCCCTGCGGGCGCCGTCCTCTATCGTCTTGCCGAATACCTGTCGCGCCGCTGGACGGAAGCGGCGCCGGACCGCAGTCCGGGCTTCGGCGCGTTCGCGCGCAAGGCGTTCTATGTGATCGACTGGGTGCCGGCCCGGCTGACCGCCATCGGCTTTGCTATCGTCGGCAACTTCGAAGACGCCATCTACGCGTGGCGTCACTACGCCAAGCAATGGCCGAACGAGAACGAAGGCATTCTGCTCGCTGCCGGCAGCGGCGCATTGGGCGCACGTCTCACGGGGCCGTTGGCGGAGGTGTCGAGTATCGACGCCCTCAATCAAGGCGACGATGCCGTCCTGCCCGTCGGCAGTGAATGCACGCCGCGCACCCTCCAGGCGGCCGTTGGCTTGGTCTGGCGCGCGGTGCTGCTGTGGATGCTGCTGCTCCTGCTCCTCACGCTGGCTGTCTGGCTCGGCTGA
- the orn gene encoding oligoribonuclease — MSAIPSQNSTQAESELTLARAEFNLVWLDMEMTGLQPDTDRIIEVAVVVTDSALTRRIEGPVFAIHQSDAVLDGMDDWNKSTHGRSGLIDRVKASTVDEASAEAQLIAFLSQYVPPNKSPMCGNSICQDRRFMARHMPKLEAFFHYRNLDVSTLKELCRRWEPTVYKGFTKRAAHTALADIHESIDELVYYREHFLKTSVPGGPDAGAPVVTA; from the coding sequence ATGTCCGCCATTCCATCCCAAAATTCCACCCAAGCCGAAAGCGAACTGACGCTCGCACGCGCCGAGTTCAATCTGGTCTGGCTCGATATGGAAATGACGGGTCTGCAGCCCGACACCGACCGGATCATCGAAGTGGCGGTCGTCGTCACCGACTCCGCGCTCACGCGTCGTATCGAAGGCCCGGTCTTCGCCATCCATCAGTCGGACGCCGTGCTCGACGGCATGGACGACTGGAACAAATCGACGCACGGTCGCTCGGGGCTCATTGATCGCGTGAAGGCGTCGACGGTGGACGAGGCGTCGGCCGAAGCGCAGTTGATCGCGTTTCTGTCCCAATACGTACCGCCCAACAAGTCGCCGATGTGCGGCAACTCGATCTGTCAGGATCGCCGCTTCATGGCGCGTCATATGCCGAAGCTCGAGGCGTTCTTCCACTATCGCAATCTGGATGTGAGCACGCTCAAGGAGTTGTGCCGCCGTTGGGAGCCGACGGTCTACAAGGGCTTCACGAAGCGTGCTGCCCACACGGCATTGGCCGATATTCACGAGTCCATCGACGAGCTCGTGTATTACCGCGAGCACTTCCTCAAGACGTCCGTGCCGGGTGGGCCCGACGCCGGCGCGCCCGTCGTGACGGCCTGA
- the trmD gene encoding tRNA (guanosine(37)-N1)-methyltransferase TrmD, whose translation MQFDVVTLFPEMFRALTEWGVTSRALKQSRYDLRFWNPRDFTHNNYRTVDDRPYGGGPGMVMLAKPLDDAIAAAKAAQAGAGVARGRVLLMSPQGKPLTHRRVVELSEQEQGLILLCGRYEAIDQRLIDRVVDEEISLGDFVLSGGELPAMALMDSLIRLLPGALNDAQSAEQDSFVNGLLDCPHYTRPEEYEGVRVPDVLLGGHHAEIEKWRRREALTNTWRKRPDLIESARANGLLSRADEAWLASLKADSSAK comes from the coding sequence ATGCAGTTTGACGTCGTCACGCTCTTTCCCGAGATGTTTCGGGCGCTGACCGAATGGGGCGTCACCAGCCGGGCGCTGAAGCAGTCTCGCTACGACTTGCGGTTCTGGAATCCGCGCGATTTCACGCACAACAACTATCGTACGGTCGACGATCGTCCTTACGGTGGTGGCCCGGGCATGGTTATGCTGGCCAAACCGCTGGATGATGCGATCGCCGCCGCGAAAGCGGCGCAGGCCGGAGCGGGCGTTGCGCGCGGCAGAGTGTTGCTGATGTCGCCGCAGGGCAAGCCGCTGACGCACCGCCGCGTGGTGGAGTTGAGTGAGCAGGAACAGGGCCTGATTCTGCTGTGCGGACGTTACGAAGCGATCGATCAGCGCCTGATCGATCGTGTCGTGGACGAAGAGATCAGCCTTGGCGATTTCGTCCTCTCGGGTGGTGAATTGCCCGCGATGGCGCTGATGGATTCGCTGATCCGGTTGCTGCCGGGCGCGCTGAACGATGCGCAGTCGGCCGAGCAGGACAGTTTCGTGAACGGCCTGCTCGACTGCCCGCATTACACCCGGCCCGAAGAGTACGAAGGTGTGCGCGTGCCCGACGTGTTGTTAGGCGGGCATCACGCAGAGATCGAAAAATGGCGGCGCCGCGAGGCGTTGACCAACACCTGGCGCAAGCGCCCCGACCTGATCGAGAGCGCGCGTGCCAACGGATTGCTCAGCCGGGCCGATGAGGCGTGGCTGGCAAGCCTGAAGGCCGACTCGTCGGCCAAGTAG
- the pmbA gene encoding metalloprotease PmbA: MSQATQHFTHTQDQLKEIVSDVLQYARSLGATDAAAEISEGDGLSVSVRRGKVETIERNRDKLVGVTVFIGQRRGNASTSDFSRKALHDTVDAAYNIARFTAEDDCAGLAETELLEMHPQELSLFHPWRIGADDAVELARRAEKAALDVSPLIRNSEGASVSAQHSQFMLGTTRGFLSGYPYSRHYLSVSPIAGSGSHMQRDDWYSSKRAAEDLASPESIGRYAAERALARLHARKLSTRKCAVLFEAPLAAGLLGAFVQGVSGGALYRKATFLVDSLGKPVFADHVGIHEDPHVLRAMGSAPYDEEGVKTRARDVVSDGVVQGYFLSTYSARKLGMQTTGNAGGSHNLRMYSKLTAPGDDFRAMLRKLGTGLLVTELMGQGVNYVTGDYSRGASGFWVENGEIQYPVEEITLAGNLNDMFRQIVAIGADTLVRGTKEVGSILIEQMTIAGH; the protein is encoded by the coding sequence ATGTCCCAAGCGACCCAGCACTTCACGCATACCCAGGACCAACTCAAGGAAATCGTCAGCGACGTACTGCAGTACGCCCGTTCGCTCGGCGCCACCGATGCGGCGGCCGAGATTTCAGAGGGCGACGGCCTGTCGGTCTCGGTGCGGCGCGGCAAGGTCGAGACGATCGAACGCAACCGCGACAAGCTCGTGGGCGTGACGGTCTTCATCGGCCAGCGTCGCGGCAACGCCAGCACGTCGGACTTTTCGCGCAAGGCGCTGCACGACACCGTCGACGCCGCCTACAACATCGCCCGCTTCACCGCGGAAGACGATTGCGCCGGGCTGGCCGAGACGGAACTGCTGGAAATGCATCCCCAGGAGCTGTCGCTGTTTCATCCGTGGCGCATCGGCGCGGACGACGCCGTCGAGCTGGCGCGCCGCGCCGAGAAGGCGGCGCTCGACGTGAGTCCGCTCATCCGCAACTCGGAAGGCGCAAGCGTGTCGGCGCAACACTCGCAATTCATGCTGGGTACGACGCGCGGTTTCCTCTCCGGCTATCCGTATTCCCGTCACTACCTGTCCGTTTCGCCGATCGCGGGCTCGGGCAGCCACATGCAACGCGACGACTGGTATTCGTCCAAGCGCGCGGCCGAAGACCTGGCTTCGCCCGAATCGATCGGTCGGTACGCCGCCGAGCGTGCGCTGGCCCGCCTGCATGCCCGCAAGCTCTCCACGCGCAAGTGCGCCGTTCTGTTCGAGGCCCCGCTGGCGGCCGGCCTGCTGGGCGCGTTCGTGCAGGGGGTGAGCGGTGGGGCGCTGTACCGCAAGGCGACATTCCTTGTTGACAGCCTCGGCAAGCCGGTGTTTGCCGACCACGTCGGCATCCATGAGGATCCGCACGTGTTGCGAGCCATGGGCAGCGCGCCATACGACGAAGAGGGCGTGAAGACGCGCGCCCGCGACGTGGTAAGCGACGGCGTGGTGCAGGGCTATTTCCTCTCGACCTACTCGGCACGCAAGCTCGGCATGCAGACGACGGGCAACGCCGGCGGCTCGCACAACCTTCGCATGTACAGCAAGCTGACCGCGCCGGGCGACGACTTCCGCGCCATGCTGCGCAAGCTGGGTACGGGCCTGCTCGTGACCGAACTGATGGGGCAGGGCGTGAACTATGTGACGGGCGACTACTCGCGCGGTGCGTCGGGCTTCTGGGTGGAAAACGGCGAGATTCAGTACCCGGTCGAGGAAATCACGCTCGCGGGCAACCTGAACGACATGTTCCGCCAGATCGTCGCCATCGGCGCCGACACGCTCGTGCGCGGGACCAAGGAGGTCGGGTCAATCCTGATTGAACAAATGACCATTGCCGGTCATTGA
- a CDS encoding M48 family metallopeptidase yields the protein MFTYLFVIFLLAMVMTKLWLAARQVRHVVAHRATVPARFADTITLTDHQRAADYTVARTRLGMAEIFAQAVLLVAFTLLGGLNVLHIGISEWLGEGYLGQIVLIGAVLLISGIVDLPFTYIRQFVIEQRFGFNRMSLGLFIADLIKGTAVGTVLGLPLLFVVLWLMDRAGPLWWLYTWVVWVAFNLFVQFIFPHVIAPMFNKFEPLSDASLAQRIEGLMQRCGFAARGLFVMDGSKRSAHGNAYFSGFGRAKRIVFFDTLIERLSPAEIEAVLAHELGHFKRHHITKRLAVAFALSLAFLQLLGWLAGRTWFYTDLGVMPSMTGSNNALALVLFFLVLPVFGFFASPLGSLSSRQHEFEADAFAASQTQASDLVNALVKLYQDNASTLTPDPVYTAFYYSHPPASQRIDRLLGHA from the coding sequence ATGTTCACCTATCTCTTCGTGATCTTCCTGCTGGCGATGGTCATGACCAAGCTTTGGCTGGCCGCTCGCCAGGTCCGCCACGTGGTTGCGCACCGGGCCACCGTCCCCGCACGGTTCGCCGATACGATCACGCTGACCGACCATCAGCGCGCCGCCGACTACACGGTCGCGCGCACGCGATTGGGCATGGCCGAGATCTTTGCTCAGGCCGTACTGCTCGTCGCCTTCACGTTGCTCGGTGGCCTGAACGTGCTGCACATCGGCATTTCGGAGTGGCTCGGTGAAGGCTACCTCGGCCAGATCGTCCTGATCGGCGCCGTGCTGCTGATCTCCGGCATCGTGGATCTGCCGTTCACCTACATCCGCCAGTTCGTGATCGAACAGCGCTTCGGCTTCAACCGGATGTCGCTCGGGCTGTTCATTGCGGATCTGATCAAGGGCACGGCCGTGGGGACCGTGCTCGGCTTGCCGCTGCTGTTTGTCGTGCTGTGGCTGATGGACCGCGCCGGGCCGCTATGGTGGCTCTACACATGGGTGGTCTGGGTGGCGTTCAACCTGTTCGTGCAATTCATTTTTCCGCACGTCATTGCACCGATGTTCAACAAGTTCGAGCCACTCTCGGACGCCTCTCTGGCACAACGCATCGAGGGCCTGATGCAACGTTGCGGCTTCGCGGCGCGCGGCCTGTTCGTGATGGACGGGTCGAAGCGCTCGGCACACGGCAACGCGTATTTCAGCGGCTTCGGCCGTGCGAAACGCATCGTCTTCTTCGACACGCTGATCGAACGACTCTCGCCCGCCGAAATCGAGGCCGTGCTCGCTCACGAGCTGGGGCATTTCAAACGTCATCACATTACCAAGCGCTTGGCCGTCGCGTTCGCGCTGTCGCTCGCGTTTCTCCAACTATTGGGCTGGCTCGCAGGCCGCACGTGGTTCTATACCGACCTTGGCGTGATGCCATCGATGACCGGCAGCAACAACGCGTTGGCATTGGTGTTGTTCTTCCTCGTTCTGCCGGTGTTCGGCTTCTTCGCCAGCCCGCTGGGCAGCCTGAGCTCCCGCCAGCATGAGTTCGAGGCCGACGCCTTCGCCGCCAGCCAGACGCAGGCGAGCGACCTCGTCAATGCGCTCGTCAAGCTGTATCAGGACAACGCCTCGACACTCACGCCCGACCCGGTCTACACGGCGTTCTACTATTCGCATCCGCCTGCGTCCCAGCGCATCGATCGTTTGCTGGGGCACGCATGA
- the yjgA gene encoding ribosome biogenesis factor YjgA, which translates to MTHIQRFNRIAHSELSDEGPSKSQRKRESHALQDLGEELVNLAKDALARVPMPENLEQAVRDCRKITAHEGRRRQLQYVGKQMRTLHESEVEAIRRALDAIKGVSKAETAKLHSLERWRERLMAKDEALTELLAQHPQADAQQLRTLIRNARREQAAQKPPKAFRELFQALKDLLVSAPASAETSEDADSDLPEFPTREED; encoded by the coding sequence ATGACGCACATTCAACGCTTTAACCGTATCGCCCACAGCGAGCTTTCCGACGAAGGCCCGAGCAAATCCCAGCGCAAGCGAGAATCCCACGCCTTGCAGGATCTGGGCGAAGAACTGGTCAATCTGGCCAAGGACGCGCTCGCCCGCGTGCCGATGCCCGAAAATCTCGAACAGGCGGTTCGCGACTGCCGCAAGATCACCGCCCACGAGGGCCGACGCCGCCAGTTGCAGTACGTGGGCAAGCAAATGCGCACGCTGCACGAGTCGGAAGTCGAAGCGATTCGCCGCGCACTGGATGCCATCAAGGGCGTCTCGAAAGCGGAAACCGCCAAGCTCCACTCGCTCGAGCGCTGGCGCGAACGCCTCATGGCCAAGGATGAGGCGCTTACCGAGTTGCTGGCGCAACATCCGCAAGCCGATGCCCAGCAATTGCGCACGCTCATTCGCAACGCGCGCCGCGAGCAAGCGGCTCAGAAACCGCCCAAGGCCTTCCGCGAGCTGTTTCAGGCCCTCAAGGACCTGCTCGTGAGCGCCCCCGCGAGCGCCGAAACTTCGGAAGACGCCGATAGCGATCTGCCCGAATTCCCAACCCGCGAGGAAGACTGA
- a CDS encoding branched-chain amino acid ABC transporter permease, whose protein sequence is MLEQQLVNALSLGCVYALFALGFTLVFGILGVINLSHGAVFMVGAYAALQAVVRLHLPLWAAIVVAVVAAGLLGLVIDVLVLKPLRKRGAPHLIPMIATIGVGILLNNGVQGIFGAENLRFPYDVVSQDTITVAGVHMTVLELAIIFISFALMAVLITTIKKTQLGRALRAIAESPKAAYLLGINVEGLFLATSFAAAGLGGMAGVLIGLYSNAVFPLMGQPMLHKGIAVIILGGMGDIRGAMIGGLFLGFAEVLSVAYIGSNMRDAVAFGLLFLILLVRPQGLFGKVLERKA, encoded by the coding sequence ATGCTGGAACAGCAACTCGTCAACGCGCTCTCCCTTGGGTGCGTGTACGCCTTGTTCGCGCTCGGGTTCACACTCGTGTTCGGCATTCTCGGCGTCATCAATCTCTCGCACGGCGCGGTTTTCATGGTCGGCGCCTACGCCGCCCTGCAAGCCGTCGTCCGTTTGCATCTGCCGCTGTGGGCCGCCATCGTCGTGGCCGTCGTCGCGGCCGGCCTGCTTGGTCTCGTCATCGACGTGCTGGTGCTCAAACCGTTGCGCAAGCGCGGTGCGCCTCACCTGATTCCGATGATCGCCACCATCGGCGTGGGCATTCTGCTCAACAACGGTGTGCAGGGCATCTTCGGTGCCGAGAACCTGCGCTTTCCGTACGACGTCGTCTCGCAGGACACCATCACGGTGGCCGGCGTACACATGACGGTGCTCGAGCTCGCGATCATCTTCATCTCGTTCGCGCTCATGGCCGTGCTGATCACCACGATCAAGAAGACGCAGCTCGGCCGCGCCTTGCGCGCCATCGCCGAGTCGCCCAAGGCAGCCTACCTGCTCGGGATCAACGTCGAAGGCCTGTTCCTGGCGACGTCGTTCGCGGCGGCCGGGCTGGGCGGCATGGCCGGTGTGCTGATCGGGCTGTATTCCAACGCGGTATTCCCGCTCATGGGGCAGCCGATGCTGCACAAGGGCATTGCCGTGATCATTCTCGGCGGCATGGGCGATATTCGCGGCGCGATGATCGGCGGGCTGTTCCTGGGCTTTGCCGAGGTGCTGTCGGTGGCTTACATCGGCTCGAACATGCGCGACGCCGTGGCGTTCGGCCTGCTGTTCCTGATCCTGCTGGTGCGTCCGCAGGGGTTGTTCGGCAAAGTGCTCGAACGCAAAGCGTAA
- the mog gene encoding molybdopterin adenylyltransferase yields the protein MVARSHPDELRVGLVSISDRASQGTYEDQGIPALQAWLGSTLTTPWVAETRLIPDDADGITATLIELVDTMQCDLVLTTGGTGPARRDVTPEATLRAGTKEMPGFGEQMRQISLRFVPTAILSRQVAVIRETAEHAALIINLPGQPKSIKETLEGLRDADGKSIVPGIFAAVPYCIDLIGGPYIETDDAVCKAFRPKSAIRASKPAA from the coding sequence ATGGTTGCGCGCTCACATCCGGACGAACTTCGCGTCGGCCTCGTATCGATCAGCGACCGCGCGAGCCAGGGCACGTACGAAGACCAGGGCATCCCGGCCCTGCAGGCGTGGCTTGGCAGCACGCTCACCACGCCATGGGTCGCCGAGACGCGCCTGATTCCCGACGACGCCGACGGCATCACCGCCACGCTGATCGAACTCGTCGACACGATGCAGTGCGATCTGGTGCTCACCACCGGCGGTACGGGTCCGGCGCGCCGGGACGTCACACCGGAAGCCACACTTCGCGCGGGCACCAAGGAAATGCCGGGCTTCGGGGAGCAGATGCGTCAGATCAGTCTGCGCTTCGTGCCGACGGCAATCCTGTCGCGTCAGGTGGCCGTCATCCGCGAAACGGCCGAGCATGCGGCTCTGATCATCAACCTGCCGGGACAACCGAAGTCGATCAAGGAAACGCTCGAAGGCTTGCGCGATGCCGACGGAAAATCGATCGTGCCGGGCATTTTTGCCGCCGTGCCGTACTGCATCGATCTGATTGGCGGGCCTTACATCGAGACGGACGACGCCGTATGCAAGGCGTTCCGGCCCAAGAGCGCGATTCGTGCGTCAAAGCCGGCTGCTTGA
- the rplS gene encoding 50S ribosomal protein L19, which yields MNLIQKIEQEEIARLTANKTIPEFAPGDTVVVNVNVVEGNRKRVQAYEGVVIAKRNRGLNSAFIVRKISSGEGVERTFQTYSPLIASIEVKRRGDVRRAKLYYLRERSGKSARIKEKLTFKSKTAAAAE from the coding sequence ATGAATCTGATCCAAAAGATCGAGCAGGAAGAAATCGCGCGTCTGACCGCGAACAAGACGATCCCTGAATTCGCCCCTGGCGACACCGTGGTCGTCAACGTGAACGTGGTGGAAGGTAACCGCAAGCGTGTGCAGGCCTACGAAGGCGTCGTGATCGCCAAGCGTAACCGCGGTCTGAACTCGGCGTTCATCGTTCGCAAGATTTCGTCGGGTGAAGGCGTTGAGCGTACGTTCCAGACGTACTCGCCGCTGATCGCCAGCATCGAAGTCAAGCGTCGTGGTGACGTTCGTCGCGCGAAGCTGTACTACCTGCGCGAGCGTTCGGGCAAGTCGGCACGTATCAAGGAAAAGCTCACGTTCAAGAGCAAGACCGCTGCTGCTGCCGAGTAA
- a CDS encoding CoA pyrophosphatase, which translates to MPAERLTPDALRDRLAHPPIWTPDANIAEVVPTALFTPRAAAVLMPLVMRPQGTTVLFTQRTQHLSTHAGQVSFPGGSREPDDPTPIATALRESREEIGLDSGVVEVIGRLPDYVTRTGFRVAPVIGLLKPPFDLVADTGEVAEIFEVPLEFLMNPTNHQVRLFHYQMGERRFYSMPYPKPAGGEYFIWGATAAMLRNFYQLLRA; encoded by the coding sequence GTGCCGGCGGAGCGGCTCACGCCCGACGCGTTGCGAGACCGGCTTGCCCATCCGCCGATCTGGACACCGGATGCGAATATCGCAGAAGTCGTTCCCACCGCACTCTTCACGCCGCGTGCCGCGGCGGTGCTCATGCCGCTCGTCATGCGCCCGCAGGGAACGACGGTCCTGTTTACCCAACGCACGCAGCATCTGAGCACGCACGCGGGGCAGGTCAGTTTTCCAGGAGGCAGTCGCGAACCTGACGACCCGACGCCGATTGCCACCGCGCTGCGCGAATCACGCGAAGAGATTGGGCTGGATTCGGGTGTCGTCGAGGTCATTGGGCGTTTGCCGGACTACGTCACCAGGACCGGGTTTCGCGTCGCGCCCGTCATTGGACTCCTCAAGCCGCCATTCGACCTTGTGGCCGACACCGGCGAGGTGGCCGAGATCTTCGAGGTGCCGCTCGAATTCCTGATGAACCCCACGAACCATCAGGTGCGTCTCTTCCACTATCAGATGGGCGAGCGCCGGTTCTACTCAATGCCTTACCCCAAGCCAGCCGGAGGCGAGTATTTCATCTGGGGCGCGACGGCCGCCATGCTCCGAAATTTCTATCAGCTGTTGCGGGCCTGA